In Candidatus Nitrospira nitrificans, one genomic interval encodes:
- a CDS encoding DUF4037 domain-containing protein: MEKQVSSYPEALRRSLLHRFMREAAFWLNNPHYKSAVERVDLIYTSAIVQHTLQALIQVLFALNREYFPGEKQLALAMNKLSLRPQGLSDRIGHILNPGIVMGRDELAAQAGALADLVGDTKSLVLSDQH; this comes from the coding sequence ATGGAAAAGCAGGTGAGCAGCTATCCCGAAGCCTTACGCCGATCATTGCTGCATCGTTTCATGCGCGAGGCCGCATTCTGGCTGAACAATCCTCATTACAAGAGTGCCGTCGAGCGGGTGGATCTCATCTACACCTCCGCCATTGTGCAGCACACGCTACAGGCACTCATCCAGGTGCTCTTCGCGCTGAATCGAGAGTACTTCCCGGGTGAGAAGCAGCTCGCCCTCGCGATGAACAAGCTCTCTCTGCGACCTCAAGGGCTGTCCGACAGGATAGGCCACATACTCAACCCAGGGATCGTTATGGGGCGAGACGAACTTGCCGCCCAGGCAGGCGCACTCGCCGATTTGGTTGGGGACACGAAGTCCTTGGTGTTATCCGACCAACACTAA
- a CDS encoding non-ribosomal peptide synthetase, which yields MASEERKGVVTLVDLLRRRADDLADRPAFIFLIDGETETCELTYGELDRRARAIAARLQSFGARGDRAVLLYPPGLDYIAAFFGCLYADIVAVPAYPPQRKRTLGRLRAVLANSGATIALATTKVRAGIDRLCGQDSGIDEFGSVRWIETDALPRNIESAWQTPSVTGQTLAFLQYTSGSTGSPKGVMVSHGNLLHNQRMIHKAFGHNEETTVLGWLPLYHDMGLIGNVLQPLYLGRPCVLMSPVHFMQKPFRWLSAISRYRATTSGAPNFAYDLCVRQIALEERDQLDLSSWSVAFNGAEPIHAGTLDRFSERFAPCGFKRAAFYPCYGLAEATLFVAGGKQGALPVVRTVEKTAMERGRFIDSPQTNSSAQRLVGCGRTSADQEVMIVDPDTLSRCLEGRVAEIWVKGLSITQGYWGSPEATAAIFLAKTVDTGEGPFLRTGDLGVIQHGELFVVGRLKDLIIIRGRNHYPHDIEATVQESHPSLRPGCGAVFSIPVEDEERLVVVQEVVGNSAIDFDSVAAGVGRAVTEYHEVQVHAVVLIKPGTLPKTSSGKVQRHLCRAKFLAHELEAVHATFHDEPAETGVALAAADVDDEVVATVAEVWAQVLDRPHVEPGANFFELGGDSLRGIQVLAKLQAIYGVDLPLESLFDAPTAAGLATQIQAGSRSTSSPARTHLEPTIRQDLTPLSFSQQRFWFLDQLAPGSSFNNIPVALRIGGALDLTALRRALTEIVRRHEILRARFIIDQGHPAQVIDPPCDLPLPVEDLTSLEGTVQEEHVTALASNEAHQSFDLMAGPLIRARLLRLSQTDYVLLLTIHHIVADGWSMRIFGLELTQLYEAFKKGTDSPLVPLSRQYLDAVLHQRRCVDSEEWQRQETYWRRQLASVPHVLELPTDRPRPAVQGQKGDRYAWTVPEDVGRRLHDIGCRQQASLFMTVLAAFDVLMARYSGQSEFCIGTPVANRSHLESASIIGCFVNTVALRADLSGHPTFLDLLTQVRKTVLEAQANQDLPFERLVDALQVPRSLSHTPLYQVMLTLEEEQPELCRLDGLDARRMKTSLRTSAFDLTLELVAMKSGVLEAVFEYSTDLFTGETIARMAGHFQELLGQIALHPDAPVSELGMLGNDERRRLLQDYNDTAASYPHELCLHQLFEHQTKRTPDAVALVWEGVSHSYRSLNGRANQLARHLRSLGVEMESRVALCLDRSLEMGTALLGALKAGAAYVPMDPSAPQERLSVMIQDSGARLLLTQKRFAALFRDATIPVIALDEAWPALASLSDLDCPSYAVPQSLAYVLYTSGTTDRPKGIEISHHALVNHSTAMAKHYGLRPADRVLQFASISFDVAAEEYFPTWAAGASVVLRPNEPVPEFSEFGRFIDDHGLTVLNVPTPYWADWIESCEQPGTALPVSIRLVIVGSEKARPDSLVRWERLVGDRVAWCNSYGPTEATITASYFMPEGGEDWISASTVPIGRPIANVEMHILDSACRPVPIGVAGELYIGGAGLARGYHRQAARTAEQFVPHCFSREPGRRLYRTGDKARRRADGQVEFLGRYDDQIKVRGFRVEPAEIECRIKQHPAVKDALVLQDSNEQPDGSAGARAQEPRLVGYIVHRGETAATAHDLRRFLAARLPGYMIPAEWIFIETMPLTSRGKVDRRALRALAELVPKRESVSSPLQTDTERAIADIWKKILGRESVGRQDNFFDLGGHSLLLTKVLTQVRAISARPLAMVDLFQYPTVQALAAYLNGDGPSIGHNEASGEADQMHKTKERRMAGIRRVQRQRQQRQTTTDRT from the coding sequence TTGGCATCCGAGGAACGAAAAGGCGTCGTGACGCTCGTCGATCTCCTTCGTAGGAGGGCGGACGATCTCGCCGACCGGCCTGCCTTCATATTCTTGATCGACGGAGAGACGGAGACCTGCGAACTGACCTACGGCGAATTGGATCGGCGCGCGCGCGCCATCGCGGCGCGGCTTCAATCATTCGGCGCGCGCGGTGATCGGGCAGTCCTCTTGTATCCGCCTGGTTTGGACTATATCGCGGCCTTCTTCGGCTGCCTGTATGCGGACATCGTCGCCGTGCCGGCCTATCCTCCGCAACGAAAACGAACGCTGGGACGATTGCGCGCGGTGCTGGCGAATTCGGGAGCGACCATTGCCCTGGCGACAACTAAGGTGCGAGCCGGCATCGATCGGCTTTGTGGACAGGATTCCGGAATAGATGAATTCGGGAGCGTGCGGTGGATCGAAACCGACGCTCTCCCCCGGAACATCGAAAGCGCGTGGCAGACGCCGTCCGTGACCGGACAGACGCTCGCGTTTCTTCAATATACGTCGGGATCGACCGGTTCTCCGAAAGGCGTGATGGTCAGTCATGGGAACCTGCTGCACAACCAACGCATGATTCATAAGGCGTTCGGGCACAACGAGGAGACGACGGTTCTTGGGTGGCTTCCGCTCTATCACGACATGGGCCTGATCGGGAACGTCCTCCAGCCGCTCTATCTTGGCCGGCCCTGTGTGTTGATGTCACCGGTGCATTTCATGCAGAAGCCATTCCGTTGGCTGTCCGCCATTTCCCGCTATCGCGCAACGACAAGTGGAGCGCCCAATTTCGCCTATGACCTCTGCGTCCGTCAGATCGCCCTGGAGGAACGGGATCAGTTGGACTTGAGTTCCTGGTCGGTGGCGTTCAATGGCGCGGAACCGATTCACGCGGGCACGCTGGATCGATTCTCGGAACGATTCGCTCCTTGTGGTTTTAAGCGAGCGGCGTTTTATCCCTGTTATGGGTTAGCGGAAGCGACGCTGTTTGTGGCCGGTGGGAAACAGGGCGCGTTGCCGGTTGTGAGAACGGTGGAAAAAACCGCGATGGAGCGCGGGCGGTTCATCGATTCTCCTCAAACGAATAGCTCTGCTCAGCGACTGGTCGGCTGTGGCCGAACAAGCGCTGATCAGGAGGTGATGATTGTCGACCCGGACACCCTCTCGCGTTGCCTAGAGGGAAGGGTCGCGGAGATCTGGGTGAAGGGGCTAAGTATCACGCAGGGGTACTGGGGGAGCCCCGAAGCGACGGCGGCGATATTTTTAGCGAAGACGGTGGATACAGGTGAGGGCCCGTTTCTTCGGACGGGCGACCTGGGGGTGATTCAGCACGGGGAGCTGTTCGTGGTCGGAAGGTTGAAAGACCTGATTATCATCCGTGGCAGGAACCATTATCCGCACGACATCGAGGCCACGGTACAGGAAAGCCATCCTTCTCTCCGGCCAGGCTGCGGCGCGGTCTTCTCCATCCCGGTCGAGGATGAGGAGCGATTGGTCGTGGTGCAGGAAGTGGTCGGCAATTCAGCCATCGATTTCGACTCTGTCGCGGCGGGAGTCGGTCGAGCGGTCACGGAATATCACGAGGTTCAAGTCCATGCCGTTGTCTTGATCAAGCCCGGTACTCTGCCGAAGACATCGAGCGGAAAGGTTCAGCGGCATCTCTGTCGCGCCAAGTTCTTGGCCCATGAATTAGAGGCCGTTCACGCAACGTTCCATGATGAGCCGGCGGAAACAGGGGTCGCTCTTGCTGCTGCGGATGTCGATGATGAGGTGGTCGCAACCGTGGCTGAAGTCTGGGCCCAGGTGCTTGACCGTCCTCACGTTGAGCCCGGCGCCAATTTCTTCGAGTTGGGTGGAGATTCGTTGCGTGGCATACAAGTGTTGGCCAAGCTACAAGCAATCTACGGGGTCGACCTTCCTCTCGAATCGCTGTTCGATGCCCCCACGGCGGCGGGTTTGGCGACACAGATTCAAGCAGGGTCTCGATCAACGTCGTCACCGGCGCGGACGCATTTGGAACCGACGATCCGACAGGACCTCACGCCGTTGTCGTTTTCCCAACAACGCTTCTGGTTTCTCGATCAACTTGCACCGGGAAGTTCATTCAACAATATTCCCGTTGCCTTGAGAATCGGGGGAGCGCTCGATCTGACGGCGCTACGTCGCGCCCTGACTGAAATCGTGCGGCGCCACGAAATCCTTCGCGCGCGATTCATCATCGACCAGGGTCATCCGGCTCAAGTGATCGATCCGCCGTGTGATCTTCCTCTCCCCGTCGAGGACCTCACGAGCCTGGAAGGAACAGTGCAGGAAGAGCACGTCACGGCGCTGGCGTCGAATGAAGCGCATCAGTCGTTCGATCTGATGGCGGGTCCCTTGATTCGGGCGCGACTGCTGCGATTGAGTCAAACGGACTATGTTCTGTTGCTCACGATCCATCACATCGTCGCGGACGGCTGGTCCATGCGAATCTTCGGCCTCGAATTGACGCAATTGTACGAGGCCTTCAAGAAGGGAACGGATTCCCCGCTCGTGCCTCTGTCGAGACAGTACCTGGATGCAGTTTTACATCAGCGCCGCTGTGTGGACAGTGAGGAATGGCAGCGGCAAGAAACGTACTGGCGCCGACAGCTGGCATCCGTTCCGCATGTGCTTGAGCTGCCGACCGATCGCCCTCGTCCCGCGGTGCAAGGGCAGAAGGGGGATCGGTATGCCTGGACTGTGCCCGAAGATGTCGGGAGGCGGCTCCACGACATCGGATGCAGGCAACAGGCATCATTGTTCATGACCGTTCTGGCCGCGTTCGACGTGCTCATGGCCCGCTACAGCGGGCAATCGGAGTTCTGTATCGGCACGCCGGTCGCCAACCGCTCCCACCTCGAATCCGCTTCCATTATCGGTTGCTTCGTCAACACAGTCGCATTGCGAGCGGACTTGTCCGGTCATCCCACGTTTCTCGACTTGCTGACGCAGGTGCGGAAGACGGTGCTCGAGGCGCAGGCCAATCAAGACCTTCCATTCGAACGGTTGGTCGACGCCCTTCAGGTCCCTCGCAGTCTCAGTCATACGCCGCTGTATCAGGTGATGCTGACCTTGGAAGAAGAGCAACCCGAGCTCTGCCGGCTGGACGGCTTGGACGCCCGTCGGATGAAGACGAGCCTCCGAACCTCGGCCTTCGACCTCACGCTTGAATTGGTGGCAATGAAAAGCGGGGTGTTGGAAGCGGTGTTTGAATACAGCACGGATCTGTTCACCGGTGAAACCATCGCGCGCATGGCTGGACATTTTCAGGAATTGCTCGGACAGATCGCATTGCATCCTGACGCGCCTGTGAGCGAACTCGGCATGCTGGGCAACGATGAACGAAGGCGCCTGCTCCAGGATTACAACGATACGGCTGCGTCCTATCCGCACGAGTTGTGTCTCCATCAGCTTTTCGAACACCAGACGAAACGTACGCCGGATGCCGTCGCGCTGGTGTGGGAGGGGGTCTCGCACAGCTACCGGTCGCTCAATGGGCGAGCCAACCAATTGGCCCGCCATCTCAGGTCGCTGGGCGTCGAGATGGAAAGCCGCGTCGCATTGTGCCTGGACCGGTCCCTGGAAATGGGAACGGCTCTGCTCGGAGCGTTGAAAGCGGGGGCGGCGTACGTGCCGATGGACCCATCCGCTCCCCAGGAGCGATTGAGCGTGATGATCCAGGACAGCGGAGCGCGATTGCTGCTCACCCAAAAGCGGTTTGCCGCACTGTTTCGCGACGCGACGATTCCAGTCATTGCGCTGGATGAGGCGTGGCCGGCCCTGGCGTCCTTGTCCGATCTCGACTGTCCTTCGTACGCCGTTCCTCAGAGCCTGGCGTACGTGCTCTATACCTCCGGGACGACCGACCGACCGAAGGGAATCGAGATTTCTCATCACGCGCTCGTCAATCACAGCACGGCCATGGCGAAGCACTATGGGCTGCGGCCCGCCGATCGTGTGCTGCAATTTGCCTCGATCAGTTTCGATGTCGCGGCTGAGGAGTACTTTCCTACCTGGGCGGCCGGCGCATCGGTGGTGTTGCGGCCCAACGAGCCGGTGCCGGAGTTTTCCGAGTTTGGGCGATTTATCGATGATCACGGTCTCACCGTGCTGAATGTGCCGACCCCCTATTGGGCTGATTGGATCGAATCCTGCGAACAACCGGGAACGGCTCTTCCGGTGTCGATCCGCCTGGTGATCGTAGGAAGCGAAAAAGCGCGACCGGATAGCCTGGTTCGCTGGGAACGGCTTGTCGGTGATCGCGTGGCCTGGTGCAACTCGTATGGCCCGACTGAAGCCACGATCACGGCGAGCTATTTCATGCCGGAGGGGGGGGAGGATTGGATCTCGGCGTCCACGGTGCCGATCGGGCGGCCTATTGCCAACGTTGAAATGCATATCCTTGACTCGGCGTGCCGGCCGGTCCCCATCGGCGTGGCCGGTGAGCTCTATATCGGCGGGGCCGGATTGGCCAGGGGATACCATCGCCAGGCGGCACGGACAGCGGAACAGTTTGTCCCGCACTGTTTTAGTCGCGAACCAGGAAGACGATTGTATCGAACGGGTGATAAGGCCAGACGGCGCGCGGACGGCCAGGTGGAATTTCTCGGTCGATACGATGATCAAATAAAAGTACGGGGTTTTCGAGTCGAACCGGCCGAGATTGAATGTCGAATCAAGCAACATCCGGCCGTGAAAGATGCGCTCGTTCTGCAGGACTCGAACGAGCAACCGGACGGGTCGGCGGGCGCGCGGGCACAGGAGCCCAGATTGGTGGGGTATATCGTGCATCGGGGTGAAACCGCCGCGACTGCTCACGACCTCCGGAGGTTTCTGGCGGCGCGTCTCCCGGGATACATGATTCCGGCTGAATGGATCTTTATCGAGACGATGCCGTTGACGTCGCGTGGGAAGGTGGATCGCCGGGCTCTGAGGGCTCTCGCGGAACTGGTTCCGAAAAGGGAGTCGGTTTCGTCGCCCCTTCAGACTGATACGGAGCGAGCCATCGCGGACATTTGGAAAAAGATCCTTGGGCGAGAGTCGGTCGGCCGACAGGACAATTTCTTTGATCTGGGAGGGCACTCCCTTCTTCTCACGAAAGTGCTGACCCAAGTTCGCGCCATCAGCGCGCGGCCATTGGCGATGGTGGATTTGTTCCAATATCCGACCGTGCAGGCGCTTGCCGCGTATCTCAACGGCGACGGTCCTTCGATCGGACACAATGAAGCGTCCGGCGAGGCCGACCAGATGCACAAGACCAAGGAGCGGCGCATGGCGGGCATCCGCCGTGTGCAGCGGCAGCGACAGCAACGTCAGACGACGACGGATAGGACTTGA
- a CDS encoding type I polyketide synthase — MERNGGNQISDHDGLDLAVIGLACRFPGAQDSATFWSNLRDGVESITVLGEEDLRASGVQARLRHDSNYVRMRGVIEGIDLFDADFFGVMPKEAELMDPQHRLFLECAWETFEHAGYDPERFRGSIGVYAGSSTSGYLFNLFPDGVLLQSASDMAGILGVEKDSLPTRVSYKLNLEGPSIAVQTACSTSLVAVHLACQGLLAGECDMALAGGVSINVPQKVGYLYQKSGIASPDGHCRAFDADARGTVGGSGVGIVLLKRFEDAEADGDHILALIKGTAINNDGARKVGYTAPRVEGQARVIRAAQAASRVEPDSIRYVEAHGTGTPLGDPIEVAALTQAFRDGTDRNGFCAIGSVKTNIGHLDAAAGIAGLIKAVLALSHQQIPPSLHCSSPNPDIDFSETPFYVNTKLTDWNSSGAPRRAGVSSFGLGGTNAHVVVEEAPLVEREPDRIERRPQLLIVSARSEAALNETTTRLVAYLQQHPKAELPDVAYTLQTGRRAFSCRRWVVADDMASTIRALSRSDSANTVTHVGEPRPVVFLFSGQGAQYPMMGRSLYAHESMFREQVDRCAALLAPHLGVDITSVLFEECSTDPERLNRTALTQPALFVLEYALAKLWMSLNVHPHGMIGHSIGEYAAACLSGVFSLEDALRLVALRGRLMQSMPPGSMLAVSMSEADAISYLREDIDLAAVNAPNQCVLSGPESVIERLQETLTGRSVRSVRLHTSHAFHSRMMDPILKSFHAQVAGMARHAPTIPWISNVTGDWITPAQAMDASYWTDHVRQTVRFADGIETLCGKPERILLEVGPGQTLCLLAQRQIDRRSVMALASLPTPRNGSSPVSEPSSFLEAVGNLWAAGVPIEWAGLDRGRRPRRVPLPTYPFERRRFWVESMKRPSERGQAGVPAKKADIGDWFYEPSWKRSRAVQSAGPVRDGSWLVFVGERGEGRGIVAQLESDGRPVVTVSTGERYHRLAKEQYAIRPGAREDYHRLIHELREQDLSPNRVMHCWNLDPAPGSLSIDTFSAAQHRGLYGLLLLSQALGSRTSTEPTNICVLATGLSDVTGEETLRPELAPLIGFCRVIPQEYANLRCRVIDLPASNHEEDVLTRQEITRLLAEDLVGQDEPVVAFRGAYRWVPAFEPVRLDQPNERPALLRTQGAYLITGGLGGVGFELADYLARTVKARLVLIGRSKPTAEQVERLKRLEQVGGAVLCIQADVADPQQMRAALAQAVDRFGEIHGVIHAAGIAGGGLVDLKTAEAVEAEFSPKVSGAFVLDQLFGKAPLDFICFCSSLNALTGGVGQVAYCAANSAMDAMAHAFSKRGGRVISVNFDRWNQVGMAVQAEARLKALQIEASEFDGMEASEAQDAFGRILHGWTSPQVIVSVRDCASLARQNSGATLSHVAGLAGKGKDEKPLHGWTELKAGATIEETVTLVWREILGVDHVGPQDDFFTLGGESLAALQILNRVQDIFRMEVSLKKFFESPTVTGLSEQIRRQQAGGITAAPDIVPLPRKARPQRMGAAHSDIPGGPKS, encoded by the coding sequence ATGGAACGGAACGGCGGCAATCAGATCAGTGATCACGATGGGTTGGACCTTGCGGTCATCGGGTTGGCCTGTCGTTTCCCCGGAGCCCAGGACAGCGCGACATTCTGGAGCAATTTACGCGACGGAGTGGAATCCATCACGGTGCTCGGCGAAGAAGACCTGCGGGCCTCAGGGGTTCAAGCGCGTCTGCGCCATGATTCGAACTATGTCCGAATGCGGGGGGTCATCGAAGGGATCGACCTGTTCGATGCCGACTTCTTCGGCGTCATGCCCAAAGAAGCCGAACTCATGGACCCGCAACATCGGTTATTCCTCGAGTGCGCGTGGGAGACGTTCGAACACGCGGGATATGATCCGGAACGGTTCCGGGGATCCATCGGTGTCTATGCCGGCTCCAGTACCAGCGGGTATCTCTTCAACCTTTTCCCCGATGGCGTCCTGCTGCAATCGGCCTCCGACATGGCCGGGATTCTCGGCGTGGAGAAAGATTCCCTTCCCACCCGTGTCTCCTACAAATTGAATTTGGAAGGGCCCAGCATCGCGGTCCAAACCGCCTGTTCCACCTCTCTGGTCGCTGTTCACTTGGCCTGTCAGGGACTGCTCGCGGGAGAATGCGACATGGCGCTCGCCGGGGGTGTGTCCATCAACGTGCCGCAAAAGGTCGGCTATCTCTACCAGAAGAGCGGAATCGCTTCTCCGGACGGCCACTGTCGGGCCTTTGACGCGGATGCGCGGGGAACGGTCGGAGGAAGCGGCGTCGGTATCGTGTTGTTGAAGCGATTCGAGGATGCGGAGGCCGACGGGGACCATATCCTGGCGCTGATCAAGGGCACCGCGATCAATAACGATGGAGCGCGGAAGGTCGGGTATACGGCGCCGCGCGTGGAAGGACAGGCCCGGGTGATTCGGGCGGCGCAGGCGGCGTCCAGGGTTGAGCCGGATTCAATTCGATATGTCGAAGCGCACGGGACCGGGACGCCTCTGGGTGATCCGATCGAGGTCGCGGCCCTCACCCAGGCATTTCGTGACGGCACCGACAGAAACGGATTTTGCGCCATCGGATCGGTGAAGACCAACATCGGCCATCTCGATGCGGCGGCCGGAATCGCGGGATTGATCAAGGCGGTCCTCGCTCTGTCGCATCAACAGATTCCTCCCAGCCTGCATTGTTCCTCCCCGAATCCCGACATCGATTTTTCCGAGACGCCCTTTTACGTCAATACGAAACTGACCGATTGGAATTCCTCCGGCGCGCCTCGACGGGCCGGCGTCAGCTCGTTCGGTCTCGGTGGCACCAACGCGCATGTGGTCGTGGAGGAGGCGCCGCTTGTCGAGCGAGAGCCTGACCGGATCGAGCGACGCCCGCAACTCCTCATCGTATCCGCGCGATCTGAAGCGGCATTGAATGAGACGACCACACGCCTGGTCGCCTATCTTCAGCAACATCCGAAGGCCGAACTGCCGGATGTCGCGTACACGCTGCAGACCGGGCGAAGAGCATTTTCCTGCCGCCGATGGGTGGTGGCCGACGACATGGCATCGACGATCCGCGCCTTGAGCCGATCCGACTCCGCGAACACCGTCACGCACGTCGGCGAACCGAGGCCCGTGGTGTTCCTCTTCTCAGGGCAGGGCGCCCAGTATCCCATGATGGGCCGAAGCCTCTATGCCCACGAATCGATGTTCCGTGAACAGGTGGACCGCTGCGCGGCCCTGCTGGCGCCTCACCTCGGGGTGGATATCACGTCGGTGTTGTTCGAGGAATGTTCGACGGATCCCGAGAGACTCAACCGTACGGCGCTCACGCAACCGGCCTTGTTTGTGCTGGAGTATGCGCTTGCCAAACTGTGGATGAGCCTCAATGTGCATCCCCATGGCATGATCGGACACAGTATCGGAGAATATGCCGCGGCCTGCCTGTCCGGTGTCTTTTCGCTCGAGGATGCGCTGCGGCTGGTCGCGCTTCGCGGTCGGCTCATGCAAAGCATGCCGCCTGGTTCAATGCTGGCGGTATCGATGTCGGAAGCCGATGCGATCTCCTATCTGCGCGAAGACATAGACCTCGCGGCGGTCAACGCGCCGAATCAATGCGTCCTGTCCGGGCCTGAGTCCGTGATCGAGCGTCTGCAAGAAACGTTAACGGGCCGCAGTGTCCGGAGCGTGCGACTTCACACGTCCCATGCGTTCCATTCACGCATGATGGACCCCATTCTGAAGTCCTTCCATGCTCAGGTTGCCGGCATGGCGCGTCACGCGCCGACGATTCCTTGGATTTCCAATGTCACCGGCGATTGGATCACGCCGGCTCAAGCCATGGACGCGTCGTACTGGACCGATCATGTCCGGCAGACCGTCCGCTTCGCGGACGGCATCGAGACGCTGTGTGGAAAGCCGGAGCGGATTCTACTCGAAGTGGGACCTGGACAGACCTTGTGCCTGTTGGCTCAGCGACAAATCGATCGCCGCTCGGTGATGGCGCTGGCCTCTTTACCCACACCGCGAAACGGATCGTCGCCGGTATCCGAACCGTCGAGCTTTCTCGAAGCGGTCGGGAATCTTTGGGCGGCGGGCGTGCCGATCGAATGGGCCGGCCTCGATCGAGGCCGGCGTCCTCGACGTGTGCCCCTGCCGACGTACCCGTTTGAGCGCCGGCGGTTTTGGGTCGAGTCGATGAAACGGCCGTCTGAGAGGGGTCAGGCCGGAGTGCCCGCCAAAAAGGCCGATATCGGGGACTGGTTCTATGAACCGTCTTGGAAGCGATCGCGGGCCGTTCAATCGGCCGGACCGGTTCGAGACGGCTCGTGGTTGGTATTCGTCGGCGAGCGGGGTGAAGGAAGAGGCATCGTCGCGCAACTGGAATCGGACGGGAGGCCGGTCGTCACGGTGTCGACCGGAGAGCGATACCACCGACTCGCCAAGGAACAGTATGCGATACGACCGGGAGCTCGCGAAGATTATCACAGGCTGATTCACGAATTACGGGAGCAGGACCTCTCGCCGAATCGAGTGATGCATTGTTGGAACCTCGACCCCGCTCCTGGTTCGTTATCCATCGACACCTTCAGCGCCGCGCAACATCGAGGCTTGTACGGTCTGCTGCTCCTCTCACAGGCCTTGGGAAGCAGAACGTCGACAGAGCCGACAAATATCTGCGTCCTGGCAACCGGGTTATCCGATGTCACCGGTGAAGAAACACTGCGCCCGGAATTGGCTCCGCTTATCGGATTCTGTCGGGTGATTCCACAGGAATACGCGAATCTTAGATGCCGTGTGATCGATCTCCCAGCATCGAACCACGAGGAAGACGTGTTGACGAGGCAAGAGATCACCCGACTTCTTGCCGAAGATCTGGTCGGACAGGATGAGCCGGTCGTGGCTTTTCGAGGGGCGTACCGGTGGGTTCCGGCCTTCGAGCCGGTGAGGCTGGACCAGCCGAACGAACGGCCGGCCTTGCTGCGGACGCAGGGGGCCTATCTCATCACGGGCGGACTTGGAGGAGTCGGTTTTGAACTCGCGGACTATTTGGCCAGGACAGTCAAGGCACGCCTCGTGTTGATAGGCCGCTCGAAACCGACGGCGGAACAGGTAGAGCGATTGAAGAGGCTCGAACAGGTGGGCGGCGCAGTTCTCTGCATCCAGGCTGATGTGGCGGACCCGCAACAGATGCGCGCGGCGTTGGCTCAGGCTGTGGATCGGTTCGGTGAGATCCATGGGGTCATCCATGCGGCGGGGATTGCAGGTGGCGGGTTGGTCGATCTCAAGACCGCAGAGGCTGTGGAGGCTGAATTCAGCCCGAAAGTCAGCGGCGCCTTCGTCCTGGACCAGCTGTTCGGGAAAGCGCCCCTGGATTTTATCTGCTTCTGTTCCTCGTTGAACGCCTTGACCGGAGGAGTGGGGCAAGTCGCCTATTGCGCCGCCAATTCAGCTATGGATGCGATGGCTCACGCGTTCTCGAAGCGCGGAGGGCGCGTGATCTCAGTGAATTTCGATCGCTGGAATCAGGTGGGAATGGCCGTGCAGGCCGAAGCCCGGCTGAAGGCTTTGCAGATCGAGGCGTCCGAATTCGACGGCATGGAGGCGTCGGAAGCCCAGGACGCATTCGGCCGGATTCTGCACGGATGGACGTCGCCACAAGTGATCGTGTCGGTTCGCGACTGTGCCTCTCTCGCGAGACAGAACTCCGGAGCCACCCTATCTCATGTCGCAGGTCTTGCCGGTAAGGGAAAAGACGAGAAACCGCTCCACGGTTGGACAGAGTTGAAGGCCGGCGCAACGATCGAGGAAACGGTGACGCTGGTTTGGCGAGAGATTCTCGGAGTCGATCATGTCGGTCCGCAGGACGACTTTTTCACGTTGGGCGGCGAATCGCTGGCCGCTCTGCAGATCTTGAATCGTGTACAGGACATTTTCCGCATGGAGGTCTCTCTCAAAAAGTTCTTTGAGTCTCCGACGGTCACCGGACTCTCCGAACAAATTCGGCGTCAACAAGCGGGCGGCATCACGGCGGCACCGGACATTGTTCCGCTTCCTCGCAAAGCCCGCCCTCAACGGATGGGTGCCGCGCATTCGGATATCCCCGGTGGACCGAAATCATGA